AACTGTAATTGCTGATGCGATTGATGGATAAACAAATCCTACAGGATTTCCTCCACGTGCAACAGGAGCTCCGTTTCTATAGATCTGTGGGTCGGATTGTTTTTGATTCTTTTTAGTATTTAAAGAATTTGATGTTTTATTAGTTTTGGTTTTGGATTGGACAGTTGTCTGTGAATTAACAGCTTGTCCGGTTGTAGATACTGTTACATTGTGTGATGGAACTATTGCATTGTTTGATGTTCCATTTGCAGCTGCAACGTCGTTAACTGTGAATGATAACACTAACGCCAAGGTTAAAAGCAGAAATGGAACCATGATTTTAGCTTTATTATCTGTAATTGATTTGAAATTGTTTTCTTTTGTAATTGTTTGTTTTCTAATCTTTTTCACCTCCTTTATGCTCGTTCATTGTGTATGAAATAACCATAAATTAAAAAGTAATATTGAATAATGTGTGAAAGAGTTATCCTGTAATAAAATATCCACATAATAGGGGGGTTATTTATTTTTAAAAAAAATTTTGTGAAAACATTATTAGCTGTTTTTACCGTAAAACACTGAATTTCACCGTATAGTAACCTATTATATTCACATCCTTATAAATATTCCATTATATTTTGTGATAATATCACCAAACAAATCGATAATTAAACAAAAACAGTTGAAAACTAATTGAGAAAAAAAATAATTAAATTAGAAGCATGTGAGAGACTTACCTAGCCCATCATCAAGAACGACTTTTGGTACTGTTTTGTCGATTTTGTAGTTCGGATGTACATTGTGATTTCATACCTGCTAATCAATAGCTAAATATTTTAACACCATTGTAGCTGTTATGGTAAGTGGTTTTGGTGGATTCTGTGCTTTTAATGGTTGGTGTAATTCCATTTATATATATTCTTTAAATCCAAAAAATGAAGCACAAAAAGACTTTAATCGACTAAGGCCAAATATTGGGTATTTGCAATTATTTATATCTCCAATATACTAGTTGCTATAGATGGAGTCTATGAACCATAGGTTTTATTTAAAGCTATCTTGTTTTATTATGTTACCGTACATTATTTAATAGGTTTGATGCAAAGAACATCATTTAATCATAGGTTAAGTTAATTTAAGATAGGCCTAAGTAATAGAAAAAATAAAAATCCAGTAAGCGATCGATCACGAGAGACATAAAAACAAATTTGGATTTTAATTAATAAAAATAGAAGGAAATTTTTATTTGGTTTTGAATTTGAAAGTGTAAGTTGCAATTAGGTTGTTGCCGGCGTAGTCTTTGATTGCTTTGGCAGGTATTGATACTTGATACCAGTTGTAAGCTATTCTAGTATTAGTCATTTTAATGTATAAAGTGTTCCCTGAGATTGATTTGGTTATTGTAACATATTTACCAGTTGTAAGGTTTTTAATTGTAATATTATTGAAATATGTGCTTGCTTTGATATTTTCACTGAATTTAATGACTATAGTGGAAGTTCTGCTCACACCCGTTTTCAGGTTTGTTGGTGTTGTTGATGAGACTTTAGGAGGGATTTTGTCTATCGTGTAAGTCTTTGTGTAAATTGGTGATTTGTTACCAGCTAAATCTACTGCTAAATATTTCAAAATCTTAGTAGAACTTATTGTTATTGGTCCGGCATATTTCATACTTGCAGTAGTAGGTGTTGTTCCAGTTAAGGTATAATATATTGTACCATTTTCAGTCATTGAAAGACTAACAATTTTAGTTGTATTATATAATCCACCATTAATGCTAGCTTTTGCTGTTGGTGCGATTTTGTCTATAGTATAAGTTTGTGAGTAAGTTGGTGATTTATTACCTTCCAGACCCACTGCAAAATATTTCAGGATTGTTGTTTTGGTAATGGTTATTGGTGTACTATATTTAGAGCTAGATGTGGAGGGATTACTTCCATCGAGTGTATAGTAAATCTTTTCTGTTTTGCTATAGTTTATTGTAACAATTTTTGTTGAATTATACAGACCTGCTTTAAGACTTGTTGTTGGTGTTTGTTCAACTATTAAACTTTTTGTGTAGTTGCTTGCTGCAAAAAATGTGTCCTGTTGGAATTGTGCTAGTAGGTTGTAGGTGCCATTGTTTTGTATTATGGTGTAAGGTAGTGTTGCTATTCCATTATTATTTGTTAATGCATTGCCTATGATGTTTTCATTAACACTGAATTGTATAGTTTTGCCTTGGAGTGGTATTTTGATATTTGTGTCGGTTAGTGTTGCGATTAGGTTTACATTGTCTCCTTTAAATCCGATTATATGGTTTACAGTGATTGTTGTTGGTCCAAGAGGTACTATTATTGATATGGTTTGATTATTGTTGTTTGAATTTTGGTCGGTTGTTATGGGGTTGTAGATTGCTTTATTTGTTAGGGTTATGTTTGGTGTGTTGGCTTTGACTATTATGTGGAGAATTGTTGTTTGTCCGCTTTTTAATGTTCCGATTGTCCATATTCCAGTATTAAGGTCGAGTTTTCCTGCACTGTCATCTGATATGTATGTTAAGTAGTTATTGCTTGTCCATTCGTTAATAGTCACGTTTTCTGCTGTATTGGGTCCGTTGTTTTTTGCTGTTATTGTTAAAGTGATGTTGTAATTGTAGTTAGGAGCATAATTAGATGCTGTGTTATTAATTTGAATATCAGCTTCTGGTTGGATAGTTGCGGTTGCAGTAGCATATCCATTTGAGGTTGATAGATTATCAAATTTTGATCCGATTGTTGGGATATTTATTGGAGCTGTAGCTGATTGTTGGTACAGATCATTAATTGTTATACAATTTATTCCACTTTTAGCTATGTAATCGATTATATTCTTGAAGTTACAGGTTAAATAATCGTATTCATCGGGATTAAAATTTACTATATTGTGGAATAAGATAACAACGGTTGAATCAGAAGCCATTGCATTATCTACATAACCTTCTACACTTGATACTGGAGTGGTATTAACTAGGGTGTAAGCTGGAATCTGATACAAATTTAATCCATTAAAGTTTTCTATAGGATTGCCTAATGTTGTACGTCCTGTACGAATGCCCAATTCGTTCATGATATCATAAACATCTTGGTTCGAATATCCACCAGGATATGCTAGATCGTAGGCCCCTCTACTTAATCCGTTTCTTATTAAAAAATTTATTTGTTCTGATATTTCATTATAAATCTCTTGATCAGAAACATCTGTGAGCTTGACATGGTCATATGCGTGATTAGCTATGATCCATCCTGCTGCATCCATTTCTAGTAGATTAGAGATTGTCAATACATCATCTTGTCCACTATTATAACCGTTTATATAGGCAGTACCCACTATTCCTTTAGATTGCATATATTTAAAAGCAATATCGTATTGTGCCAAATTTCCATCGTCAAAAACAATTAAACATTTAGGTTCCATATTATCATGACCATATGGGTTGTACACATCCTGTGATATTTCTGTGATGGTGTTATTAATATTAGAATGTTTTGTAATTTGGCCGTATATTGCAAGTAAATATGTAGCGTTTGAAGGTAGTTTAATGCTCCATATACCTGTTGAAGTATTGTAAGATCCGTCTTTAACCCATGATATTCCATTATCGGCACTGACATAATAAGTACCGTTAGGTGTGAATCCTGAGGAGTTAGATTGGTATTTTACATTAGAAGAGTCAGGTCCATTGTTAGTTGTGGTTGTTACAGCGTAAACCCAATCTAAATAATTTAAATTATGAATAGCAGAACCATTTAAAGATGTTCTAAACTCTTCTTTCAGTCGGATTATTGCAGCTTTCGGTACATTTAAGGTTGCATTTGCTGATGGATATGGATCTGGACTGTAAGCATCCTGGGAAATTTCGTTTACGGTGTTAGTTATATTACCTGTCTGGTTAATGTAGCCTAAAATTGCAATTTGGTAAGTATCACCACTTGAAATATCATAGGTTCCAAGACCCGTGGTCACGTTAAAATTGTTATCCCATGTCCAACCCGAGCCATTATTGAATCTTACATATCCATTCCATCCTATTTTTGGGTTGTAATAGATGAATCCGTTTGATTCGATGTTTTCTATTGTTACATTAGTATCTCTTGGACCATCATTTGTTATGTTGATAGTAGTCCAAACCCAATTACAATAATTGGAATGGTTTGTTACATTTCCCGGATTTGGAAATCCCTGGCTGTATGCCTCTCTAAAATCGTTAGTAATATTGATACTTGCTGTTTCATATGAAGAACTTTGTTTAAGAAGTGTTTTAGAAGATTTTGAAACATTATTATCAAAATTAGCAGTGTCTGGATTGTTTTGAATATCAGTTGTATTATATCCCGATGTTTGGTCTGTTGTGTTAACAGCAGATGCACCGGTCATAGTATACATTAAAATAGCCATAAAACAGATTACTATTAATACAAACTTAGGAATTACCATCTTGCTATCATCTTTCTAAAATATTTTCCACTAACCCCAACGGATCCTTTTAGTTTTTTGTCTAACCATTCTCCGGATTCTAATAATTTTTTTTCAAATTTGTGTTTCTGGAGTGCTTTTTCAATACTTTCGTGGAGTTCTTCTTCTTTGTATGGTTTAATAATGTAATCAAAGGGTTTTGTGATATTGGCACGTTTAATCGTTTCCTCATCACTGTAGGCTGTAAGGTAAATTATTGGAACGTCCATACTGTTATTTATTTCCCAGACAGCGTCTATTCCGTCACCATCGCCTTTTAAAACAATATCCATTAAAATAAGATCGGGTTTTATTTCTTTAGCCTTTTTAATAGCTTCTTTTTTAGAAAAAACAGATGTGGAAACGTCATATCCCCAGAACTTCAGTGTTCGCTGCAGTCCCATAGCAGAAAGGCCCTCATCCTCAACAATTAATATCGTAGCAACTGACACAATAATCTCAACTCCTTATGATTATATTCAAAATTTTTTCCATTTATTGTTATTATCAAAATTTTTATTGATACAATAAATAATAAAAATTTTAAGATATTCCCATCCTCATACAATTAAATCACAATATGTTACAAGTAATATATAATTTGTTCTAAATATCCCTACATCCAATTATATTTGTGAAAACTGTCACAATGACTCGAAGTATAATACTGAAATTTTTATATTAAAAATCTTAATAAAAATGTTAAGAAATTGTTACTATTAGTTCGTTATATTAATTGAGCGTTAACATTTAAACCTATTCCTACTTAAAGACATTAATTAGATACTTTTGATTTTAGTGAAGTTCTTATAATAAAATCATAAGCCAATTATTATTGGAGAATTTATTTTATTCTTCAGATATTATTTTAATAACATCATTAACTTATAATACCGTAATATATTGCATTAAATTGCAATATGTCAATAATAAACCTCATCCTTTCTTATTTTCTAAATGAATATTAATTAGGAAAATTTTTTAATAAACTTCGTTATTCCCGAATAGGGTTTACCATAACTTCGCTATATTTTTTTCAAGCCACATATTCAGTAGATTAAGCCTTATTAAGATATGGATTCTATGATTAATTTTTAGACATGTTGACAGTTCTTTTGAATTTTTGTAATGATAAGTATTATTTAGAATTTATTACATAATGTGAAAAAGGTCACAAAGTCCTTGTTTTTATTTAAAAACCTTCCTATCTTGTTGTAATAACATGTTATAATTAATATAAAAATAATAATGTGATAATAATTAAAAAAACTTTGGGGGTATAATATGAAAAAAAAGTTTTTAATAGTGTTAATTGCTACATTTTTAGTTTTTATAGTAATTGGCGCAGCATCAGCAGCAAAAAACACCACATCAGTAACTCCAATAACCGTAACATCATCATCCTCTATTAGCGGTCACTACATCGTCTACCAAAAACGTGTTGGAACTAACGAAAACAACTATGATATCCACAAGAAAAATCTAATCAACGGTCAAATAACAACAGTAACAAACACAGTTGCAAATGAAATCAATCCAGATATTTCTGGCAATATTGTAGTCTGGCAATCCAAGACAGGAAATGGTAAATGGCAAATCTGGTGGAAAAATACAAGCTCATCTAAGGCAGCAGCAATAGTACGTGCAACACCAAGTAATGATCAGATAAATCCAAGAATATCCGGAACTAGGATAGTATGGCAATATTACTATGGCTCTGGATCAGCAGCTAATGGACATCAACCAAATTACGACATAAGAGGATATGACTTGGCAACAAACAGCTATCGTGCAAGTATAGCCTCCACTTCAATGGATCAGGAGCTGCCAGACATACATGGAAATACAGTCGTATACCAGGAATATATTAATACGGGAACTTGGCATTGGCGTGTTAAAAAAACAAATTTCATCTCTAATCCTAATTCCGGTTCAAGTATTACTCTAAGTCTCCAGAACCAAACTCATCCAAGAATTTCTTCATACAACAAGGTTGTATGGTCGGAATATAATCCTCTCAAAGGATCCAATATTTGGTGTAGTCCGAATCCGAATTTACGCGACGGATTTTGGGTATCAGAAAACAATAAAACGCAAATAAACCCAGATATATGTGGAAACAAAGTTGTGTGGATGCAAAAGCAGACTGATGGAACTTCTAAATATGATATCTATATGAAAGATCTATCAAGTACTAATCCTGCTAAACCCGTAGTCACCAACACAGCAACCCAGAACGAACCTGCTATTGGCGAAGACTCGTATGGAATATTTGTATCATGGACCGACACTAGAAATGGATATAACCAAGTTCTCTTTAGAAATATGGATATCACATCACCCCACATAATCTCAACCACACCAGCAAATCTTCAGATGGGTTTTAGCAGAATAACTACTATTGCTATTAAATTCTCTGAAAATATCAAAAGCAGCACTTACTACAATTATATCACCATCAAAAATCTCGCCACCAATACTTATGTATCTATAACCAAATCCATCTCAGGCAATACACTCTTCATTAGTACCACAGCTACTAGAAGTGCTAGCACATGGTATCAAGTCACCATACATAAAGCTGCAATCAAAGACTACGCCGGAAATAACTTACTCGCAAGTTACACCTTCAAATTCAGAACAAGACTATAAAAATATTAATTTTTTTCTTTTTTTAGAATCAGTTTACTTATCATGTTTTTTCATCTTTCCTAGTTAACAGAATATCAACTACATTCATTCTTTTTAATCTACAGAACCATTAAAACTTGATATTTCTTTCTTTTTTCAGAAAACAGAATTAAGATCCTATAATTTCAATTCCAGCCCATTAATTTCTAACTTTTACCTCGCGTTAAGCCCAAATAGGGTTTACCACGACTTTGATATAATTTTTCAAATCAAAAAATTTAGGTAGATATTGATGAGTACTGATCCTAAATATTTTTATATTTACATTTGGTTATTTCAGAAGAAAATCTGATAGTTTTGACGCCTTATCCTGTGCAGATATATGATTAAAATTTAGTGTAATTAATAATTTCAAATTTCCCAACGTTTATTTAATGTGAGTGACATAATTTATTTTATAGAACTAGTGAAAGATATAACATTTAATTGATTAATTTTAATGCATTATATCCGATTGATGTGAAGAATTATTCTTTAGATGATTATTTTCTTAAAATAGGCATTATTTGAATGTTTAAATTTTCTGAATGGAGATATTTATATTCAAAAAAAATCTTGTTTGTTAATTAAATCAAATATAACTTCATTAGTCAACTATAAATGTTAATAACAAATGAATTGTCTCAAAAAAAATTGGAAGTGTAATATATGAGTATGTTTGGAAATTACGGAAATGATAATAGAAATGATGGAGGAAATGATGCGCCTATCAAAGAAGGCGGAGAATATGATGTTAAAATTGACGATACGGGTAGGGATGGAGACGGAATTGCTCGTGTAGATGGATTTGTAGTTTTTGTTTCAGGTGCCAAACTCGGCGACGAAGTAAAAATAAGGGTCAACTCCGTAAGAAGAAACTTTGGCTTTGCGGATATAGTAGAATAAATATCTAAAAATCTTTTTTCTATTTCATCAACAGATTTTAATTGCAAAATTAATTATAAATACTTCAATATTTTTTTGAAACATTAAAACTTGATATTTCTTTCTTTTTTCAAGAAACTGAATTCAGATCCTATAATTTCAATTCAAGCCCATTGATGTCTAGCTTTTACTTCGTTAAGCCCGAATATAGTGAAGTAAAAATGGCTATTTGCTGTAAATAAGTTAATATCTCCATTTAAATTGGAGATACAATTAAATTAGGGTTAAGTGAGTTGGTTAGCCGGATACTTGAACTTCTATCTTGTGTAGTAATATGTTTTATGCCGGGATTATCCCTCGATGTTTTTCTTTATTCTTGTTATGTGCTTCAGGAGTATATCTGGGGTAAGATATAACAATGTTGATACTAGTTACTTGAATTATATTCAAAAGTATTACAAGTTAGAGAATTTAGTTGATATTTAGGGTAGATTAGTGGGTAAAATTGACGTAAGTATGACAATATTCAGGCAAAAATAGCCTATTTTACCAAGTTTGAATAGGGTTTTTCCCTGTTTTTTTTAAGCATTTTAATTATATTTTATAAGATTTAGCAGATTTAAATCATTATTTCAGCTGAAAACAGTTGTATTTTCCTGTTATTTAGATTATATGATACGTTATAGTATTTAATGAGTTTATAAAGTTTTATTATTCTATAAATTTGTCAAAGTTTATGGACGCGCTATTGTGGGAGTAATAAGTGTAATAATATTATTGAATTAATTATGATATTTAATGTTTTTCCATCTAAGAAGTGTTAGTAAATAGTTCCTTTTAGGTTTTTATTTAGTAATATTATGTATTTTGGATTTTGAATGGTTTTTGTTATTCTATAATCTAGACGGAGGTTATTATGTCGATTTTATATAAATATTACAACTAATAATACAAATACGATTATAAATAATAATCCTATAATATAATATATATGTTACATTTTATTTTATAAATTTAATTGTACCTAATCATATTAATAATATAATATATATGTTACATTTAAATATCATAAACTTTTATAATATTATATTATGAAGTATCAAAAAGAGGATATTCTTAATGATCAAGTTTTCAAAAATTTTCTAGATCATAAAAATATAGATAATAATAATACTATAATACAATATGAAACAAGAATAAAATCATACTGTAACTTTACAGAGAAAACAACAACTGAATTAATAGATGAAGCAATAGAAGAACAAAATAATAGTGTAAAGTCTAATGATAGAAAAGTTAATAAATATTTACAAGATTTTATAAATAAATTAACGAAAAAAAGTAAATCAGAAAATACTATTAAAGCATACTATGACACAATAAAAGCATTATATTACGATAATGATATTGAACTTCAAAAAATAGAATTTACATTTAATAAAAATGTTCAAAATACTTTTGAAGAATTACCTAATAAGGAACATATACTTAAAGCTCTTAAATATTGTAATTTAAGAGATAAAGCTATTATTCTTTTACAATTTTCTAGTGGATTGAGTGCTGCTGAAATACGGCATTTAACATATGGTCAATTTTTCATTGCAATTAAGGAATATATCAATTTTAATAATAATGAGATATTTAATATTGATAAAATATACCGTCAACTTAAAAATAAAGATAATATCATAGGAATTTGGAATTCATATGAGTCAAACACTGATATTGATTATTTAACATTTAATTCATCTGAGAGTAACAAAGCAATTATAGATTATCTATTAGAACGTAACAATAAAAAACCTATCACATCATTTAATGAACCGTTATTCATTGCTAATGGAAATAAAATTGGAGAACATACATTATCAGCTATATATCGAAGAATTAATCAGAGAGCAGGTTTAGGATCACGTAATGAAAAACGAAATTTTTTAACATCCAATATTCCACGTAAAATGTTCCAGAGAGCATTACTAGAATGTGATGTTGAATATTTAGCTATTGAATTAATGTTAGGCCATAAGATAGATAATATAAAATTAGCTTACTATAAAAATAACCCTGAAATACTTAAAAAGGAATATCTTAAAGGTCTCAGAAATATTACATTAGAAGAAGTAGAAATAGTAACAACAGATAGATATGATAACATAATCCTGGAGTTAAAGATCGAAAAGGATGAAAGAATAAAACTAGAAAATCGAATAAAAAAACTAGAAGATGAGAAACAAAACTCTAAAAATATAAAAAATCCTGATTTTTATAATAGTATAAAGGATAACTTCGAAAAATATAGGGACATCAATTTTTTTAAGAATATTAAAAAACCACGATGAAATGAAAAATTTTGAATGTTCACAATATCCGGTTTTTGCAGTTCTTCCCATATTTTCTCGTCTTTACCCGTATCAATTAAACGCTCACGGAAAGCCCAGACCGTATAACGGTGGCGTAATTACTTAGCAGAAGAACTCGTTTAATCTGAAGAACCAACGGTCATATGGTTCTTATTTTTTCACTCTTCAACTCTATTAATTTCAGCTAAAGTATCGAAATGCTTATCAAAACTTAGGATTTCATGGATATTAACATTTTTCATTGCAACATAAGTCACACAATCGTTGAAACCAATTTTGTTATCATGATATCGTTCTAAAATGACTAAAGCATCTTTTATGTCTTTTGTAGTCACAGCATAAATTTTGATATTTGGTGCTGTGACTACAAAATCTAAAATTTCTTTTGCAGCTTGATGGCTTAACCAGCTTTCTAAGATGTTGGCTACTTCAAAGATTTGTGCAGTAGTAATTATTACTTTTAAACTGCCAGTTTGCAAATTCTTAATAATTTCCATTGATTTTTGCTTAATTTCGCTATCTCTTTGTGTAAGATTCTCTTTAGGCTTTAAAAAAGCATGGATAAGAACATTACTATCCAAAAATTTTTCTTTCATGTCATAAGTTCTCCTAACCTATTTATGAAGGCCTTTTTTTATATAACTCTCTTTTAACATCGTTCCAATTATCATAATCTGATTCGATGTCTATTTCGAGTGAATTAAAGTACTTTGTTATATCCGCAGGTTCATGGCTCTTTACAACTATTTCATCATCTGTAACTTGTAAAAGAACTACAGAACTATTTTTAAGGTGTTTGTCTCTCCATTTTTTAGGAATGACAATACGTCCTTGTTCATCAACCTGTTTTAATACTTCCTTCCCTATGTTTCTCATTTCTTTTCTCCTCTTTCTCGTCCAATCTTTTCATTTCTTTTCTAATTGTATTCTAATATCCCATTTTTATTTTTTTCCTTTTCTCGTCAATGTTATTATTATAATCATGGTATATAAATATAATGGTATTAAATATTTCTACCATTTTTTTAAAATCCCATAAATTATATAATCCTATTGAAATTTTTCAAGAACCTATATAATTATTAATAAATAATAGTTGAAGGATTATAAAAAATATTGTGAAATTTTATATACTATGAAATTACAATGTATCATGAGGGATATGATGGTCACAGAAACAAAAATTTCAAAAGGATTCCAAACAGTAGTACCTTCGAACATAAGAAAAATGTTTAAAGTAGGTCCAGGGGATATTGTAGAATGGAAAACTAATAAAAATAATAGAGTTGAAGTCTTTTTCCGTAAAAAAATAACTATAAACGATGTTTTAGGTATGATCGATGGTCCTAAGACTGATGCTGTAGAAATGAAGAAAAGAATTCAAAGAGGCGAAAAAATTTGATATTTGCAGATTCATCTTTTTTTATTGCCCTTTTAAATAAAAAAGACCAATGGCATAAGGATATTCCTAAAGTATTGCCTCAAATTGGTAAAGTGAAAAAAATAACATCTATTCTTGTACTTTCTGAAACAGTAACCCTGGTAGGAAGTTTAAGCGGAGGCAAAGCAGGTGTTTTGATATATGAATACATCATAGATAACTATGAAGTTGTTTACATGGATAAAACATTAAGTAACAATGCTATGGAAAAATTCATTCAATATGATGGTACATTGTCCTTAGCAGATTGTGTGTCCCTTGAAATCATGGAAATGCACCAAGTTAATAGTATAGTTTCTTTTGATTCTGATTTCGATAAAGTTAAAAATCTCAACAGGATCCATTAATTTTCGATTAAATTATAGTTCAACAGGGCCCATGTACTAAATCTTGAAGTATACAACAACATTCATCATGTAATGGGAAAATCATATCTTCTTGTTCAATATCAAAAATCAACAGACCCCATCTCCATAAATACTGATAAATGCAACTTCACCTAGTAGGTCTTTATTTAATTGTTCGTTCTGTTTATTTAAGTAAATTTTATCATCTTGAAGGTTTTTATACTAGATTCGTACTCATCGAGTTGGTCCTTTATAACTCTTCTTTTCATTTTCTAAAGTTTCACAATCTTAAGTACCTTAACATGTTCAACTTAGTCATACCCACACTTTAGTGAGTTTGTATTTAACTTTTTTTTCCTGGAATAATTTCAAAATAGTATCCACATGAGCTGCATCAATTAGGAAAGTGGCCCTTCCCATCTTCTTACCATGTTCTTGTACTATCCCTTTTCCTTCACTTAAATATTCTTTCCCTTTATGGACTGATTTTACTTGGTAACCATAGATCTTCCTTTTCACATACATCTTATCCTTGGCAGGCATATCACTGAAATTATAAGATATGAATGCTGCAGGTTTCAGGTTTTCTTTTTGGCCCAATATTAACTCTGGACGAGCGTATAAAACTATTCCATCTTTAGTTACTTC
This sequence is a window from Methanobacterium sp. SMA-27. Protein-coding genes within it:
- a CDS encoding type II toxin-antitoxin system VapC family toxin, which translates into the protein MIFADSSFFIALLNKKDQWHKDIPKVLPQIGKVKKITSILVLSETVTLVGSLSGGKAGVLIYEYIIDNYEVVYMDKTLSNNAMEKFIQYDGTLSLADCVSLEIMEMHQVNSIVSFDSDFDKVKNLNRIH
- a CDS encoding TRAM domain-containing protein yields the protein MFGNYGNDNRNDGGNDAPIKEGGEYDVKIDDTGRDGDGIARVDGFVVFVSGAKLGDEVKIRVNSVRRNFGFADIVE
- a CDS encoding Ig-like domain-containing protein encodes the protein MKKKFLIVLIATFLVFIVIGAASAAKNTTSVTPITVTSSSSISGHYIVYQKRVGTNENNYDIHKKNLINGQITTVTNTVANEINPDISGNIVVWQSKTGNGKWQIWWKNTSSSKAAAIVRATPSNDQINPRISGTRIVWQYYYGSGSAANGHQPNYDIRGYDLATNSYRASIASTSMDQELPDIHGNTVVYQEYINTGTWHWRVKKTNFISNPNSGSSITLSLQNQTHPRISSYNKVVWSEYNPLKGSNIWCSPNPNLRDGFWVSENNKTQINPDICGNKVVWMQKQTDGTSKYDIYMKDLSSTNPAKPVVTNTATQNEPAIGEDSYGIFVSWTDTRNGYNQVLFRNMDITSPHIISTTPANLQMGFSRITTIAIKFSENIKSSTYYNYITIKNLATNTYVSITKSISGNTLFISTTATRSASTWYQVTIHKAAIKDYAGNNLLASYTFKFRTRL
- a CDS encoding response regulator; its protein translation is MSVATILIVEDEGLSAMGLQRTLKFWGYDVSTSVFSKKEAIKKAKEIKPDLILMDIVLKGDGDGIDAVWEINNSMDVPIIYLTAYSDEETIKRANITKPFDYIIKPYKEEELHESIEKALQKHKFEKKLLESGEWLDKKLKGSVGVSGKYFRKMIARW
- a CDS encoding AbrB/MazE/SpoVT family DNA-binding domain-containing protein: MRNIGKEVLKQVDEQGRIVIPKKWRDKHLKNSSVVLLQVTDDEIVVKSHEPADITKYFNSLEIDIESDYDNWNDVKRELYKKRPS
- a CDS encoding chitobiase/beta-hexosaminidase C-terminal domain-containing protein — translated: MVIPKFVLIVICFMAILMYTMTGASAVNTTDQTSGYNTTDIQNNPDTANFDNNVSKSSKTLLKQSSSYETASINITNDFREAYSQGFPNPGNVTNHSNYCNWVWTTINITNDGPRDTNVTIENIESNGFIYYNPKIGWNGYVRFNNGSGWTWDNNFNVTTGLGTYDISSGDTYQIAILGYINQTGNITNTVNEISQDAYSPDPYPSANATLNVPKAAIIRLKEEFRTSLNGSAIHNLNYLDWVYAVTTTTNNGPDSSNVKYQSNSSGFTPNGTYYVSADNGISWVKDGSYNTSTGIWSIKLPSNATYLLAIYGQITKHSNINNTITEISQDVYNPYGHDNMEPKCLIVFDDGNLAQYDIAFKYMQSKGIVGTAYINGYNSGQDDVLTISNLLEMDAAGWIIANHAYDHVKLTDVSDQEIYNEISEQINFLIRNGLSRGAYDLAYPGGYSNQDVYDIMNELGIRTGRTTLGNPIENFNGLNLYQIPAYTLVNTTPVSSVEGYVDNAMASDSTVVILFHNIVNFNPDEYDYLTCNFKNIIDYIAKSGINCITINDLYQQSATAPINIPTIGSKFDNLSTSNGYATATATIQPEADIQINNTASNYAPNYNYNITLTITAKNNGPNTAENVTINEWTSNNYLTYISDDSAGKLDLNTGIWTIGTLKSGQTTILHIIVKANTPNITLTNKAIYNPITTDQNSNNNNQTISIIVPLGPTTITVNHIIGFKGDNVNLIATLTDTNIKIPLQGKTIQFSVNENIIGNALTNNNGIATLPYTIIQNNGTYNLLAQFQQDTFFAASNYTKSLIVEQTPTTSLKAGLYNSTKIVTINYSKTEKIYYTLDGSNPSTSSSKYSTPITITKTTILKYFAVGLEGNKSPTYSQTYTIDKIAPTAKASINGGLYNTTKIVSLSMTENGTIYYTLTGTTPTTASMKYAGPITISSTKILKYLAVDLAGNKSPIYTKTYTIDKIPPKVSSTTPTNLKTGVSRTSTIVIKFSENIKASTYFNNITIKNLTTGKYVTITKSISGNTLYIKMTNTRIAYNWYQVSIPAKAIKDYAGNNLIATYTFKFKTK
- a CDS encoding site-specific integrase, coding for MKYQKEDILNDQVFKNFLDHKNIDNNNTIIQYETRIKSYCNFTEKTTTELIDEAIEEQNNSVKSNDRKVNKYLQDFINKLTKKSKSENTIKAYYDTIKALYYDNDIELQKIEFTFNKNVQNTFEELPNKEHILKALKYCNLRDKAIILLQFSSGLSAAEIRHLTYGQFFIAIKEYINFNNNEIFNIDKIYRQLKNKDNIIGIWNSYESNTDIDYLTFNSSESNKAIIDYLLERNNKKPITSFNEPLFIANGNKIGEHTLSAIYRRINQRAGLGSRNEKRNFLTSNIPRKMFQRALLECDVEYLAIELMLGHKIDNIKLAYYKNNPEILKKEYLKGLRNITLEEVEIVTTDRYDNIILELKIEKDERIKLENRIKKLEDEKQNSKNIKNPDFYNSIKDNFEKYRDINFFKNIKKPR
- a CDS encoding type II toxin-antitoxin system VapC family toxin — encoded protein: MKEKFLDSNVLIHAFLKPKENLTQRDSEIKQKSMEIIKNLQTGSLKVIITTAQIFEVANILESWLSHQAAKEILDFVVTAPNIKIYAVTTKDIKDALVILERYHDNKIGFNDCVTYVAMKNVNIHEILSFDKHFDTLAEINRVEE
- a CDS encoding AbrB/MazE/SpoVT family DNA-binding domain-containing protein encodes the protein MVTETKISKGFQTVVPSNIRKMFKVGPGDIVEWKTNKNNRVEVFFRKKITINDVLGMIDGPKTDAVEMKKRIQRGEKI